In Synechococcus sp. Nb3U1, one DNA window encodes the following:
- a CDS encoding LuxR C-terminal-related transcriptional regulator, whose translation MSEVESPTAPLKFLIVEDHPEVAQNNCEWLQRIAADAQCITVTNPMDGILRLQREEPDLVVSDLLYGQTSGEQSAEPGLEFLRHIFETYPTLNVMAYSSEPLLLTPLVGLISKHQGGFAAVNKMERRTVFLEGAKSALNGELRMPRELRGLTKLTEREIEVLNLLCKEALTDQAIADRIHTSKKTVQNCIQRLKEKLDIFESEDEINARVAMCMTAVQKKIIQW comes from the coding sequence ATGTCTGAGGTTGAAAGCCCAACTGCCCCGCTCAAATTTTTGATCGTTGAAGATCACCCAGAAGTAGCCCAAAACAATTGCGAGTGGCTACAACGGATTGCAGCGGATGCCCAATGCATTACGGTAACCAACCCCATGGATGGGATCCTGCGCTTGCAGCGAGAGGAGCCGGATTTGGTGGTGTCCGACTTGCTCTATGGCCAAACCAGCGGGGAACAATCTGCCGAACCGGGGCTAGAGTTTTTGCGCCATATTTTCGAGACCTATCCCACCTTGAATGTGATGGCCTACTCCAGTGAGCCGTTGCTCCTGACCCCCTTGGTGGGCCTGATCAGCAAGCACCAGGGTGGATTTGCGGCTGTTAACAAGATGGAACGGCGCACCGTGTTTTTAGAGGGGGCCAAAAGTGCCCTGAATGGGGAGTTACGGATGCCGCGTGAATTGCGTGGTCTGACCAAATTGACAGAGCGGGAGATCGAAGTCTTGAATTTACTCTGTAAAGAAGCCCTCACCGATCAAGCGATTGCTGACCGCATTCATACCAGTAAGAAGACTGTACAAAACTGTATTCAAAGATTAAAAGAGAAGCTAGATATCTTTGAGTCTGAGGATGAGATCAATGCCCGTGTTGCCATGTGTATGACAGCCGTCCAGAAAAAAATTATTCAATGGTAA
- the metG gene encoding methionine--tRNA ligase, translating into MPDSTFVITTPIYYVNAAPHIGSAYTTMIADAIARYHRLRGQDVLMVTGTDEHGQKIQRTAEERGIPPQQHCDELSAEFVKLWQLLNIRHDRFIRTTDPRHKAIVRDFFQRLWDQGDILTGRQQGWYCVSCEEFKDEDELLEGDFCPLHPNKKVEWKDEENYFFRLSRYQEKLETLYAEHPEFIQPESRRNEVLSFVKQGLRDFSISRPSVSWGIPFPTDPSQTIYVWFDALINYLSAALDPADEPILDNTLRRYWPADVHLVGKDIVRFHAIYWPAMLMSAGLPLPKQVFGHGFLTKDGMKMGKSLGNTLDPFELTAQYGPDAVRYYFLTQIELGKDGDFSESRFIDVLNADLANDLGNLLNRTLNMLKKYRDYRIPSVRIPDDNPLKVLAQTLTPLVAEAYERLDLSSAAQKTLSLAQASNKYLDEQAPWTLHKQGKTEQVAEILYAVLESVRWVAVLLSPLVPDLSLKILQQLGFTLTDATQLRWDPDATWGQLPPEQEPQPPTPIFQRILKSELS; encoded by the coding sequence ATGCCGGATTCCACCTTCGTCATCACCACCCCGATCTACTACGTCAACGCTGCCCCCCATATTGGCAGCGCCTACACCACGATGATCGCGGATGCCATCGCCCGTTACCATCGCCTGCGAGGACAAGACGTACTCATGGTGACGGGTACTGACGAACATGGCCAGAAGATCCAACGCACCGCTGAAGAACGCGGGATCCCGCCGCAGCAGCACTGTGACGAACTCTCCGCCGAGTTTGTCAAGCTCTGGCAACTCTTGAATATCCGTCATGACCGCTTCATTCGCACCACGGATCCCCGTCATAAAGCCATCGTGCGGGACTTTTTTCAGCGGCTTTGGGATCAAGGAGACATCCTCACCGGGCGACAACAGGGCTGGTACTGTGTCTCCTGTGAAGAATTCAAAGACGAAGATGAACTGCTCGAGGGGGACTTCTGCCCGCTCCACCCCAACAAAAAAGTGGAATGGAAAGATGAAGAGAACTACTTCTTCCGCCTCTCCCGCTATCAAGAGAAACTGGAAACCCTCTACGCTGAGCACCCAGAATTTATTCAACCGGAAAGCCGCCGCAACGAGGTGCTCAGCTTTGTCAAGCAGGGCTTGCGCGACTTTTCCATCTCTCGGCCCAGCGTCTCCTGGGGGATCCCTTTCCCGACGGATCCCAGCCAGACCATCTATGTCTGGTTCGATGCCCTGATTAACTACCTCAGTGCCGCTCTGGATCCCGCTGACGAACCCATCCTAGACAACACCTTGCGCCGCTACTGGCCGGCAGATGTACATCTAGTGGGCAAAGATATTGTCCGTTTCCACGCCATTTATTGGCCGGCCATGCTCATGTCTGCCGGGTTGCCCTTGCCCAAACAGGTCTTCGGCCATGGTTTTCTCACCAAAGATGGCATGAAAATGGGCAAAAGCCTGGGCAACACGCTGGATCCCTTCGAGTTGACCGCCCAATATGGCCCCGATGCGGTGCGCTACTATTTTCTGACGCAAATTGAGCTGGGCAAAGATGGGGACTTCAGCGAAAGCCGCTTCATCGATGTGCTCAATGCCGATTTGGCTAACGATCTGGGCAACCTGCTCAACCGCACCCTAAACATGCTCAAGAAATACCGGGACTACCGCATCCCATCCGTCCGGATCCCGGACGATAACCCCCTCAAGGTTTTGGCCCAAACCCTCACCCCCCTCGTGGCCGAGGCTTACGAGCGGCTGGATCTCAGCTCCGCCGCCCAGAAAACCCTCAGTCTGGCCCAGGCCAGCAATAAATACCTGGATGAACAAGCCCCCTGGACGCTGCACAAACAAGGGAAAACCGAACAGGTGGCCGAGATCCTCTATGCCGTCCTAGAAAGTGTGCGCTGGGTAGCGGTACTGCTTTCCCCCTTGGTGCCGGATCTCAGCCTGAAAATCTTGCAGCAACTGGGGTTTACCTTGACCGATGCTACCCAGCTACGCTGGGATCCCGATGCTACCTGGGGGCAACTTCCCCCTGAGCAAGAACCCCAGCCCCCCACCCCCATCTTTCAGAGAATCCTCAAGTCAGAGCTTTCCTAA
- a CDS encoding D-isomer specific 2-hydroxyacid dehydrogenase family protein, whose amino-acid sequence MGVQGTRIAVEPTGIRPWIREAVLAGGGQIVSVAEAEALVWADAFDVTNLKRCLAEGPGIRWIQLPWAGVEPFARAGVLDPAYVWTCGKGVYAKPVAEHALALLLAGLRDFKIRALAQSWQRGSGVSLFGRRVVICGAGGITEVLIQLLRPFQCEIDVVRRRADPVVGATRVVTLPERQKVLTGADGVILALALTPETQGMIAQPELDVMGSQCWLVNVARGSHIVTADLVQALQQGKIRGAGLDVTDPEPLPDGHPLWSLPNCLITPHTANTEAMAIPMLSERVQENVRRFALGEPLIGQVDPLLGY is encoded by the coding sequence ATGGGCGTACAGGGCACCCGCATTGCCGTAGAACCCACCGGGATCCGCCCCTGGATCCGAGAAGCCGTTTTGGCCGGTGGCGGGCAAATCGTCTCTGTGGCAGAAGCTGAGGCTTTGGTTTGGGCTGATGCTTTTGATGTGACGAACCTGAAGCGCTGTTTGGCGGAGGGCCCCGGGATCCGTTGGATTCAGTTGCCTTGGGCGGGGGTTGAGCCTTTTGCCAGAGCTGGGGTTTTGGATCCGGCCTATGTCTGGACCTGTGGCAAAGGGGTGTATGCCAAGCCGGTGGCCGAACATGCGCTGGCGTTACTGTTGGCGGGTTTGCGAGACTTCAAAATCCGGGCTTTGGCCCAGAGCTGGCAGCGGGGATCCGGAGTGAGCTTATTTGGGCGGCGAGTGGTGATCTGCGGTGCGGGGGGCATTACCGAAGTGCTAATCCAGTTGTTGCGACCGTTTCAGTGTGAAATCGATGTGGTGCGGCGCAGGGCTGATCCGGTGGTGGGTGCAACACGGGTGGTAACGCTGCCAGAACGCCAAAAGGTCTTGACCGGAGCAGATGGGGTGATCTTGGCCCTGGCCCTGACTCCAGAAACTCAGGGAATGATTGCCCAACCGGAATTGGATGTGATGGGCTCCCAGTGCTGGCTGGTAAATGTGGCGCGGGGCAGCCATATCGTGACTGCGGATCTGGTACAGGCGCTCCAGCAAGGAAAGATCCGGGGGGCTGGCTTGGATGTAACGGATCCCGAACCCCTACCGGATGGGCACCCGCTGTGGAGCTTGCCCAATTGCCTGATCACCCCCCATACCGCCAATACAGAAGCGATGGCCATCCCGATGCTTTCGGAGCGGGTTCAGGAAAATGTGCGTCGATTTGCCTTGGGGGAACCCTTGATTGGGCAAGTGGATCCCCTGTTGGGGTACTAG
- the rsmI gene encoding 16S rRNA (cytidine(1402)-2'-O)-methyltransferase — protein sequence MEHATASLYLVATPIGNREDITLRALRILKEVDWVAAEDTRHSGQLLKHFQISTRLISYHEHNVAQRIPEFLGYLSVGQSGALISDAGTPAISDPGEELVRACIQTGIPVVPIPGPVAAMTALIASGLSTRRFVFEGFLPSKPSQRQAHLRQLAQEPRTLIFYEAPHRICQTLQDLIACFGSDRQVVLARELTKLHEAFWRGSLAAALEHLKTQPPRGEFTLLIEGYANSDKGLRKPLSEAEIRQELAQLLARGLSRSTASRQLAQSLQGSQIWTRRRLYDLSLQIKATDAEHSDPFPSEGDDADFTGG from the coding sequence ATGGAGCACGCCACCGCCAGCCTCTACTTGGTGGCCACCCCGATCGGCAACCGCGAAGACATCACCCTGCGGGCCCTACGCATCCTCAAAGAAGTGGATTGGGTAGCTGCAGAAGATACCCGTCATTCCGGGCAGCTACTGAAGCATTTTCAGATCTCCACCCGCCTGATTAGCTATCACGAGCACAATGTTGCCCAGCGGATCCCGGAATTCTTGGGATACCTGTCGGTGGGGCAGTCGGGGGCTTTGATCAGCGATGCCGGTACACCGGCCATTTCTGATCCGGGGGAAGAATTGGTGCGCGCTTGTATCCAGACAGGGATCCCGGTGGTGCCCATACCCGGCCCGGTGGCTGCCATGACGGCTTTGATCGCCTCCGGTCTCTCGACGCGGCGCTTTGTATTCGAAGGGTTTCTGCCCAGCAAACCCAGCCAGCGGCAAGCCCACCTCAGACAATTGGCCCAAGAGCCGCGCACCCTGATTTTCTACGAGGCCCCGCACCGTATCTGCCAAACCCTGCAAGACCTGATCGCCTGTTTTGGCTCTGATCGGCAGGTGGTACTGGCGCGCGAGCTGACCAAGCTCCACGAAGCGTTTTGGCGGGGATCCCTGGCCGCAGCTCTGGAGCATCTCAAAACTCAGCCTCCCCGCGGGGAGTTCACCCTCTTGATCGAGGGGTATGCCAACTCAGACAAGGGCCTCAGAAAACCACTCTCAGAAGCTGAAATTCGACAGGAACTGGCCCAGTTGCTGGCTAGAGGTTTATCTCGTTCGACCGCCAGCCGTCAGTTGGCCCAGAGTTTGCAGGGATCCCAAATTTGGACGCGGCGACGCCTGTACGATTTGTCTTTACAAATCAAGGCAACTGATGCAGAACACTCAGACCCTTTCCCTTCAGAAGGCGATGATGCGGATTTTACTGGTGGATGA
- a CDS encoding FAD-binding oxidoreductase, producing the protein MTAVLKPSTSTGWLTACMAEWQEIELITDSTQVGKLSQDWHHFSPILREQLADKRAHFVARPVDEAQVIRIARTCAQKRIPITLRGGGTGNYGQAVPLYGGVVLDLSRMQRIVWVKPGLARVEAGVRLTALDKEARKMHWELRMFPSTAATSTYGGFLGGGFGGVGSVNYGILKEPGNVYAVRVITLEEEPRILELRGSEVGQVTHSWGISGIITELEISLARAQPWAECIIAFSNVMDSVRFGFDLANAPGIPTRLVSQHAWPIPSYFTALREHIPSGSHCVLAIFIEPGYEALQALAQEHGGTLCWVKAAADAGRGTTLTDYCFNHTTLHARAADPGLTYIQSRFPADPSESLRLIEQMIDHFGEEVVMHIEFQRVGGRVIAGGGQVVRYSTPERLQAIMTFHEQHGVTIPNPHTYLLEEAGKKVVDPKQVLFNQQVDPYGLLNPGKTLSRPVSNGISCS; encoded by the coding sequence ATGACAGCCGTTCTCAAGCCCAGCACCTCTACAGGCTGGCTGACCGCCTGTATGGCCGAATGGCAAGAGATCGAGCTGATCACAGACAGTACCCAAGTGGGCAAACTCTCCCAAGACTGGCACCATTTCAGCCCCATTCTCAGGGAGCAATTGGCAGATAAACGGGCCCATTTCGTCGCTCGCCCTGTTGATGAGGCCCAAGTGATTCGCATCGCCCGCACCTGCGCCCAAAAGCGGATCCCGATCACCCTGCGAGGCGGTGGCACCGGCAACTACGGGCAGGCTGTCCCTTTGTACGGTGGTGTGGTGTTGGATCTGTCGCGTATGCAGCGGATCGTCTGGGTGAAGCCGGGTTTGGCCCGGGTAGAAGCAGGAGTCCGGTTGACAGCACTGGATAAAGAAGCCCGTAAAATGCACTGGGAGCTGCGCATGTTCCCTTCCACGGCGGCAACTTCCACCTACGGTGGCTTTTTGGGAGGGGGCTTTGGCGGTGTTGGCTCCGTGAACTACGGCATTTTGAAAGAGCCCGGCAATGTGTACGCGGTGCGGGTGATCACCCTAGAAGAGGAACCTCGGATCCTGGAGTTGCGGGGATCTGAGGTGGGACAAGTCACCCATTCTTGGGGCATCAGCGGCATCATTACGGAGCTGGAAATTTCCTTGGCACGGGCGCAGCCCTGGGCGGAGTGCATCATTGCCTTCTCGAACGTGATGGATTCGGTACGCTTTGGGTTTGATTTGGCCAATGCCCCCGGGATCCCCACCCGCTTGGTCAGCCAGCATGCTTGGCCGATCCCCAGCTACTTCACGGCGCTGCGAGAGCACATTCCGAGTGGATCCCATTGTGTGCTGGCTATTTTCATCGAGCCTGGGTACGAAGCTCTACAAGCCCTGGCCCAAGAGCATGGGGGCACCCTCTGTTGGGTGAAGGCTGCCGCAGATGCGGGCAGAGGCACCACCCTCACCGACTATTGCTTTAACCACACCACCTTGCACGCTCGAGCAGCGGATCCAGGGCTGACCTATATTCAAAGTCGCTTTCCTGCTGATCCAAGCGAAAGTTTGCGACTGATCGAGCAGATGATCGATCATTTTGGGGAAGAAGTAGTGATGCACATCGAATTTCAACGGGTGGGTGGGCGAGTTATCGCTGGCGGTGGGCAGGTGGTGCGTTATTCCACTCCTGAACGCTTGCAGGCGATCATGACCTTTCATGAGCAACATGGGGTGACCATTCCCAACCCCCATACCTACCTGTTGGAAGAAGCAGGCAAAAAAGTCGTGGATCCTAAACAAGTGCTTTTTAACCAACAGGTGGATCCCTATGGGTTGCTCAATCCTGGCAAGACCTTATCTCGTCCTGTTTCCAACGGTATCTCTTGCTCTTAA
- a CDS encoding NADP(H)-dependent aldo-keto reductase — protein sequence MRYHPLGHSSLQVSEICLGTMTFGQQNTLAEAHEQLDYALAQGINFIDAAEMYPVPAQAETQGATERYIGEWLHHQQRDQLIIATKIAGPGRPWHWIRNGSLSITRDNIRQAVADSLQRLKTDYIDLYQIHWPDRYVPQFGAVSYDPSRERPTVPIAEQLEALAELVQAGLIRYIGLSNETPWGVSEFCHLAEQLGLPKVVSIQNAYNLINRIFEVGLAEVCRREQIGLLAYSPLGFGVLTGKYLGGVKPQGSRLALFESFGQRYLKPNVAEAVAGYVNIAQKYGLTPAQLALAFVRSRWFVASTIIGATSLAQLKENLSCLQVELSAEMLAEIEAVHQRYPNPAP from the coding sequence ATGCGCTATCACCCGCTCGGCCATAGCTCTTTGCAGGTTTCAGAGATTTGTCTGGGCACCATGACCTTTGGGCAGCAGAATACCCTAGCTGAGGCCCATGAACAGCTGGACTATGCTTTAGCACAAGGGATCAACTTCATCGATGCTGCCGAGATGTACCCTGTGCCCGCCCAAGCGGAAACTCAGGGAGCTACCGAACGCTACATCGGCGAGTGGCTGCACCATCAACAGCGGGATCAGCTGATTATTGCTACCAAAATTGCGGGCCCCGGTCGGCCCTGGCACTGGATTCGCAATGGATCCCTTTCCATCACCCGCGACAACATTAGACAAGCGGTGGCCGATAGTTTGCAACGCCTGAAAACCGACTACATCGACCTCTACCAAATCCATTGGCCAGATCGCTATGTACCCCAGTTTGGGGCAGTCTCTTACGATCCCAGCCGGGAGCGCCCTACGGTTCCCATTGCCGAGCAACTGGAAGCCCTGGCAGAACTGGTGCAGGCGGGGTTGATTCGCTACATCGGCCTGAGCAACGAAACCCCCTGGGGTGTGAGCGAGTTTTGCCACCTAGCCGAGCAGTTAGGTCTACCCAAGGTGGTCTCCATTCAAAATGCCTACAACCTCATTAACCGCATATTTGAGGTGGGGCTAGCGGAAGTGTGTCGTAGAGAACAAATAGGGCTATTGGCCTACAGTCCGCTTGGGTTTGGAGTGTTGACGGGGAAATACTTGGGGGGAGTAAAACCCCAGGGATCCCGTTTGGCTTTGTTCGAGAGCTTTGGTCAGCGCTATCTGAAACCCAATGTGGCGGAGGCGGTGGCGGGTTATGTGAACATTGCCCAAAAGTATGGCTTGACCCCAGCACAACTAGCTTTAGCCTTTGTGCGCAGCCGCTGGTTTGTGGCGAGCACGATCATTGGGGCGACTAGCTTGGCGCAGCTGAAAGAAAACCTCAGTTGCTTACAGGTGGAGCTATCCGCAGAGATGCTGGCGGAGATCGAAGCAGTACATCAGCGCTATCCCAATCCCGCTCCTTGA
- a CDS encoding phosphodiester glycosidase family protein, with the protein MNGSDLAKTVYAQAKGTDGPDKIGFCPGIRPRAGSRQGGKDMFKKAQGWLAAMAVVLVHTAPAQAQMVPARLVQGIPLYQEETWVGGNRIPVSILTLSPSAGRLRPIWAEPTGLVGLRELSSFAGEQGALAAINGGFFNRNTRQPLGAIRLEGRWISSPILGRGVVAWSDQGAVRFGRLQMHAELRNGIGDRIPLMGINTGYIVAGISQFTSDWGSTYTTQTDNETVLQVQEGQVQAIVPAGLAGSVSVPIPGGGYVLAARELEGSLEAQKLVVGDRLSIHLALDPPELEAYPHLLGAGPLLLLDGQVVLDAERERFQPTFRTQRAARSAIGLLESGHLLWVTAGNAQENQGLTLLEMAQLMLQLGCRHALNLDGGNSSTLVLEGEAVNWERPFLEVGNPENAADNGLPGSRRILPRVHNGLGFFPL; encoded by the coding sequence ATGAACGGTTCGGATCTGGCCAAGACGGTTTATGCTCAGGCCAAAGGAACTGATGGGCCAGACAAGATAGGCTTTTGCCCAGGGATCCGCCCCAGAGCTGGGTCTAGGCAGGGAGGCAAAGATATGTTCAAAAAGGCTCAAGGTTGGCTGGCGGCAATGGCTGTGGTACTGGTTCACACGGCTCCGGCGCAAGCCCAGATGGTTCCTGCTCGCCTGGTGCAAGGGATCCCGTTATATCAAGAGGAAACCTGGGTCGGGGGGAATCGGATCCCGGTTTCTATTTTGACCCTTTCGCCATCGGCCGGTCGCCTGCGCCCAATTTGGGCTGAACCGACGGGGTTGGTGGGCCTACGGGAGCTGTCCTCCTTTGCTGGCGAACAAGGCGCCTTAGCCGCCATTAATGGAGGCTTTTTTAACCGCAACACCCGTCAGCCACTGGGGGCCATTCGCTTGGAGGGCCGCTGGATTTCTAGCCCGATTTTGGGCCGTGGAGTCGTGGCTTGGTCGGATCAAGGAGCGGTACGCTTCGGGCGGCTGCAGATGCACGCGGAGCTGCGCAACGGTATTGGGGATCGCATCCCGCTCATGGGCATCAACACAGGCTATATCGTCGCCGGGATCTCGCAATTTACTTCCGATTGGGGATCCACCTACACCACCCAAACCGACAATGAAACCGTTCTCCAGGTGCAAGAGGGACAGGTACAGGCCATTGTTCCGGCGGGCTTGGCGGGCAGTGTCAGTGTGCCGATTCCAGGGGGGGGCTATGTATTAGCGGCCCGGGAGTTAGAGGGATCCCTGGAAGCCCAAAAACTGGTCGTCGGAGATCGTCTCAGCATTCACTTGGCTTTGGATCCACCAGAGCTGGAAGCCTATCCTCACCTCCTGGGGGCCGGGCCTTTGTTACTTTTGGATGGGCAGGTGGTGTTAGATGCCGAACGGGAGCGGTTTCAGCCGACTTTTCGCACTCAGCGAGCAGCTCGTAGCGCCATTGGCCTGTTGGAGAGCGGACATTTGTTGTGGGTTACAGCAGGCAATGCCCAGGAAAACCAAGGGCTCACCCTGCTGGAGATGGCCCAGTTGATGCTGCAGTTGGGCTGTCGGCATGCCTTGAATTTGGATGGAGGCAATTCTTCTACGTTAGTGCTAGAGGGAGAAGCTGTGAATTGGGAGCGCCCATTCTTAGAAGTTGGTAACCCTGAGAATGCAGCGGATAATGGATTGCCGGGATCCCGGCGAATTCTACCTAGGGTTCACAACGGTCTTGGCTTTTTCCCACTCTAA
- a CDS encoding rhomboid family intramembrane serine protease, with amino-acid sequence MVPLQDRNPTTRTAYVTYALLILNILVFIYELTLSPRELAVFFREWAVVPAELTASFQGEVTSSLRPEWITLFTSQFLHGGFLHIAGNMLFLWVFGNNVEDRLGHVRYLVFYLTCGALAALTQWFFDMESTIPSLGASGAIAGVLGAYILRFPQAEVLTLVPLGIFITTIYVPAWVFLGFWFVQQAFYGIASLQMTTNIGMEGGGIAYWAHAGGFVFGAILGPLMGLFAGKSPYDRQAALRQQEKEIL; translated from the coding sequence GTGGTACCACTGCAAGATCGCAACCCAACCACCCGCACAGCTTATGTCACCTATGCACTGTTGATCCTCAATATCTTGGTGTTTATCTATGAGTTAACCCTTTCACCACGGGAGTTGGCAGTTTTTTTCCGGGAGTGGGCGGTGGTACCAGCGGAGTTAACGGCCAGCTTCCAAGGGGAAGTCACCTCTTCGCTGCGTCCGGAATGGATAACCCTATTCACATCACAATTTTTGCATGGCGGCTTTTTACACATTGCCGGAAACATGCTCTTTTTGTGGGTTTTTGGCAACAATGTCGAAGATCGCTTGGGCCATGTGCGCTACCTGGTTTTTTATCTCACTTGTGGCGCCTTAGCAGCTTTAACCCAATGGTTTTTTGACATGGAATCCACCATCCCTTCGCTAGGGGCAAGTGGAGCAATCGCCGGGGTGTTGGGGGCATATATTTTGCGCTTTCCACAGGCCGAGGTGTTGACTCTGGTGCCTCTGGGTATTTTTATTACGACTATTTATGTTCCGGCCTGGGTATTTTTAGGTTTTTGGTTTGTGCAGCAGGCTTTTTATGGCATTGCCAGCTTGCAGATGACCACCAACATTGGCATGGAAGGGGGAGGAATTGCCTATTGGGCGCACGCGGGTGGCTTTGTGTTTGGGGCAATTTTGGGGCCGTTGATGGGGTTGTTTGCTGGCAAAAGCCCCTATGACCGTCAAGCTGCTTTGCGACAACAAGAGAAGGAAATACTTTGA
- the rppA gene encoding two-component system response regulator RppA: MMRILLVDDEVELADSLAQQLTREGYRVDVAYDGGRAWALLQTTGSLADTQTSPAPPYDLLVLDWMLPGLSGLSLCQRVRQVDRATPILFLTAKDTLDDRVQGLDAGADDYLVKPFELRELLARVRALLRRAGSPEGIPRLHLGDLELDRENQSAYRQGRMISLSQKEFRLLEYFMTHPGQLLTHDQIYKQVWAGEEPPSSNVLAAQVRLLRRRLRLPGSPELIHAVYGKGYRFGLLGEELQKP; encoded by the coding sequence ATGATGCGGATTTTACTGGTGGATGATGAGGTAGAGCTGGCGGATTCGTTGGCCCAGCAGTTAACCCGAGAGGGCTACAGGGTGGATGTGGCCTATGACGGTGGGCGGGCCTGGGCACTCCTCCAGACAACGGGATCCCTTGCGGACACCCAGACTTCCCCAGCGCCTCCCTACGATCTGCTGGTGTTGGATTGGATGTTGCCAGGGCTGTCAGGACTTTCTCTATGCCAGCGGGTACGGCAGGTGGATCGCGCCACACCGATTCTGTTTTTAACTGCCAAAGATACTCTGGATGACCGCGTCCAAGGGCTAGATGCAGGGGCGGATGATTATTTGGTGAAGCCGTTTGAGTTGCGGGAGCTGTTGGCACGGGTACGGGCTTTGTTGCGGCGGGCGGGATCCCCAGAAGGGATCCCACGGTTGCACCTGGGGGATTTGGAGTTGGATCGGGAAAACCAGTCCGCCTATCGCCAAGGGCGAATGATCAGCCTGTCGCAAAAAGAATTTCGCCTCCTGGAGTATTTCATGACTCATCCGGGACAGTTGCTCACCCATGACCAGATCTATAAGCAGGTGTGGGCGGGCGAGGAGCCACCCAGTAGCAATGTTTTGGCGGCCCAAGTGCGTTTGTTGCGTCGTCGCCTGCGCCTGCCCGGATCCCCAGAGTTGATTCATGCAGTATATGGCAAAGGGTATCGCTTTGGGCTCCTGGGGGAAGAGCTACAAAAGCCATAA
- the moaA gene encoding GTP 3',8-cyclase MoaA: MSVVNYLRISLIDRCNFRCQYCMPSEEELAWLQTPERLTDAELLTLIQEVFLPLGIDRFRLTGGEPLLRPGLEDLIHTLCHLPGVEDVALTTNGFNLAQKAQPLYDAGLRRINISLDSLHADTFRQITGRDRWRQVWAGIQAAHQVGFDPLKLNVVVIPGVNEGEVEDLAALTLERRWHVRFIEFMPIGNGPLFDHIGWVNSETLRQRIRARFGLEAGFVAGNGPADVFRIPGAQGTLGFISQMSECFCDRCNRMRLSSDGWLRPCLLNESGQINLRDPLRAGIPADRLRQQVQDLLVLKPEINFKGRDKGGQGSYQRTMSQIGG; the protein is encoded by the coding sequence ATGTCTGTTGTCAACTACCTGCGCATCAGTTTGATCGACCGTTGCAACTTCCGCTGCCAGTACTGTATGCCCAGCGAAGAAGAGTTGGCATGGCTGCAAACCCCAGAGCGCCTCACCGATGCGGAACTTCTCACCCTGATTCAAGAGGTCTTTTTGCCCCTTGGCATCGATCGCTTTCGCCTCACCGGCGGGGAGCCGCTGTTGCGACCGGGCTTAGAAGATTTGATCCATACCCTGTGCCACTTGCCTGGAGTCGAGGATGTGGCCCTGACCACCAACGGCTTTAACCTGGCCCAAAAGGCCCAACCCCTGTACGATGCTGGTTTGCGCCGTATCAACATCAGTCTGGATTCCCTCCATGCCGATACCTTTAGGCAAATCACGGGGCGGGATCGCTGGCGGCAGGTTTGGGCCGGGATCCAAGCCGCTCACCAAGTGGGGTTCGATCCCCTCAAATTGAATGTGGTGGTGATTCCTGGTGTCAACGAAGGGGAAGTAGAGGATCTGGCCGCCCTCACCCTAGAGCGGCGGTGGCATGTGCGTTTCATCGAGTTTATGCCTATCGGCAACGGCCCCCTCTTCGACCACATCGGCTGGGTGAACTCAGAAACTTTGCGGCAACGGATTCGCGCCCGCTTCGGCCTAGAGGCTGGATTTGTGGCGGGCAATGGACCAGCGGATGTGTTTCGGATCCCGGGGGCACAGGGCACGTTGGGGTTTATCAGCCAGATGTCTGAGTGCTTTTGTGATCGCTGCAACCGTATGCGCTTGTCCAGTGATGGTTGGTTACGACCTTGTTTGCTGAATGAATCCGGCCAGATCAACCTCAGGGATCCGCTGCGAGCCGGGATCCCTGCCGATAGGCTCCGTCAGCAGGTGCAAGATTTGCTGGTGCTCAAGCCGGAAATCAACTTCAAAGGACGGGATAAAGGTGGTCAGGGATCCTACCAGCGCACTATGTCTCAAATTGGCGGCTAA